One segment of Solanum stenotomum isolate F172 chromosome 1, ASM1918654v1, whole genome shotgun sequence DNA contains the following:
- the LOC125861685 gene encoding LOW QUALITY PROTEIN: F-box protein CPR1-like (The sequence of the model RefSeq protein was modified relative to this genomic sequence to represent the inferred CDS: deleted 1 base in 1 codon; substituted 1 base at 1 genomic stop codon), whose amino-acid sequence MAHEILKKLPEDVIIYILFRLPVKSLIRFKCISKTWYILIQSSTFINLHLNCSKTAKEEFIIFKRSLQVDPYQHKTILSCLFGDDLNPVSPDLDVPYLESTFVNDYDQFIGPCHGLIALANMINTILFNPATRNYRLLPPCPSDAPQGFRCSVDGVGFGFDSMANDYKVVRISKVYNDPPYRDPYSREQKVEVYDMSTDFWRELENIDQDMPRIYWAPCSMVFYKSACYWLAIGSKDKMIILYFDMSTEIFNTINMPDTCNSYNGPHYGXWSLLVVLRDSITMLRYPNSNLEYDPAQDLMQIWIMKEYGLYDSWMKIYTIRPLLIESPLLIWKDYLMLCESREGSLISYDLKLDKIQEFNLQGCPTSLRALCYKESMIQIPCESKDSAQVQFF is encoded by the exons ATGGCACATGAAATTCTGAAGAAATTGCCCGAAGATGTGATTATTTATATACTTTTCAGGCTTCCAGTAAAATCACTCATTCGATTTAAGTGCATCTCTAAAACTTGGTACATTCTCATTCAATCCTCGACATTCATCAACCTCCACCTCAACTGCAGTAAAACTGCTAAAGAAGAATTCATTATCTTCAAGCGCTCTTTACAAGTAGATCCTTATCAACATAAAACTATATTGTCTTGTCTTTTTGGTGATGATCTTAACCCCGTTTCACCAGATCTAGATGTGCCATATTTGGAATCCACTTTTGTTAACGATTATGACCAATTTATTGGACCTTGTCATGGTTTAATAGCTTTGGCTAATATGATTAACACCATATTATTTAATCCAGCTACTAGAAATTATAGGTTGCTACCGCCTTGCCCTAGTGATGCTCCACAAGGTTTTCGATGTTCTGTTGATGGTGTTGGGTTTGGATTTGACTCGATGGCAAATGACTACAAGGTAGTTAGGATTTCTAAAGTTTATAATGATCCTCCTTATAGGGACCCATATTCAAGAGAGCAAAAAGTTGAGGTATATGATATGAGCACTGATTTCTGGAGAGAATTAGAGAATATTGATCAAGATATGCCTAGAATTTATTGGGCGCCTTGTTCTATGGTATTTTACAAGAGTGCTTGTTATTGGCTTGCAATTGGATCGAAAGACAAAATGATAATTCTCTATTTTGATATGAGTACAGAGATTTTTAACACTATTAATATGCCTGATACTTGCAATTCCTACAATGGACCACACTATGGT TAGTGGTCTCTTTTAGTGGTCTTAAGAGACTCTATAACAATGCTTCGTTACCCTAATTCAAATCTGGAATATGATCCAGCACAAGATTTAATGCAAATCTGGATAATGAAAGAGTATGGGTTGTATGATTCTTGGATGAAGATATACACAATTAGACCTCTTCTTATTGAATCTCCATTACTAATTTGGAAGGATTATCTGATGCTTTGCGAAAGCAGAGAGGGTTCTTTAATTTCCTATGATCTAAAGTTGGATAAAATCCAAGAATTCAATTTACAGGGTTGTCCGACAAGTTTGAGAGCACTATGTTACAAAGAAAGCATGATACAGATTCCATGTGAAAGCAAGGATAGTGCACAAGTTCAATTTTTCTAG